From one Lycium ferocissimum isolate CSIRO_LF1 chromosome 5, AGI_CSIRO_Lferr_CH_V1, whole genome shotgun sequence genomic stretch:
- the LOC132057580 gene encoding secreted RxLR effector protein 161-like encodes MKDLAKTKLCLGLQIEHLTNDIFVHQSAYTAKVLKRFYMDEAHPLSTPMVVRSFGMNKNPFRPQDKDEEILGPEVPYLSAIGALMYLANTTRPDIAFSINVLARYSAPTRRHWNGIIHILRYLKGTIDLGLFYSNNCSPDLVGYADAGYLSDPHKARSQTGYVFICGGAAISWRSTKQSIVATSSNHAEIIAIHETSREAVWLRSMIHLIR; translated from the coding sequence atgaaagatcttgCAAAGACAAAATTATGCCTTGGTTTGCAAATTGAACATTTGACAAATGATATCTTTGTCCATCAATCTGCCTATACAGCAAAAGTGTTGAAACGATTTTATATGGATGAAGCACATCCATTAAGTACTCCGATGGTTGTTCGATCATTTGGTATGAATAAGAATCCGTTCCGACCTCAAGACAAGGATGAGGAAATTTTGGGTCCTGAAGTACCATACCTTAGTGCAATTGGTGCGCTAATGTATCTTGCTAATACCACAAGGCCTGACATAGCATTTTCAATTAATGTGCTAGCAAGATATAGTGCTCCTACAAGGAGACACTGGAAcggaattatacacatattgcGGTATCTAAAAGGGACTATCgatttgggcttattttattcTAACAATTGCAGTCCCGATCTTGTTGGTTATGCCGATGCAGGGTATTTATCTGACCCACACAAAGCTAGATCTCAAACAGGCTATGTGTTTATATGTGGGGGTGCTGCCATATCTTGGCGATCTACAAAGCAGTCTATTGTGGCTACCTCATCAAATCATGCTGAAataatagctattcatgaaaCAAGCCGAGAAGCTGTGTGGCTGAGGTCAATGATACATCTCATTCGATAA